From a single Pasteurella atlantica genomic region:
- the csm3 gene encoding type III-A CRISPR-associated RAMP protein Csm3 — translation MKLEKIIEITATLRLETGLHIGAGDSEMHIGGIGNSVIKHPFTQSPYIPGSSLKGKIRSLLEWRSGKVQETPLSLNDFKDGNKDVKQILQLFGIGADSENDEKKLQEIGVSRLAFWDCSLNKDWEDKIREDNLLLTEAKSENTINRITATADHPRQTERVPAGAKFDFKLTMRKFESDDGKGLLELVLKGLRLLELDSLGGSGSRGYGKVKFEKLMVDNVEKDLTTINPFE, via the coding sequence ATGAAACTAGAAAAGATTATAGAAATTACAGCAACATTAAGACTTGAAACAGGGCTACACATTGGGGCTGGTGATAGTGAAATGCACATTGGTGGTATTGGTAACTCAGTAATTAAACATCCATTTACTCAATCACCTTATATTCCCGGTTCTAGTCTTAAAGGAAAGATTCGTAGTTTATTAGAATGGCGTAGTGGTAAAGTTCAAGAAACCCCATTATCTTTAAATGATTTTAAAGATGGTAATAAAGATGTAAAACAGATTTTACAGCTATTTGGTATTGGGGCAGATAGTGAAAATGATGAAAAAAAATTACAAGAAATTGGTGTTTCTCGTCTTGCTTTTTGGGATTGTTCTTTGAATAAAGATTGGGAAGATAAAATTCGTGAAGATAATTTACTTTTAACAGAAGCTAAAAGTGAAAATACCATTAATCGTATTACAGCAACAGCAGATCACCCTCGCCAAACAGAGCGTGTGCCAGCAGGAGCGAAGTTTGATTTTAAATTAACAATGCGTAAGTTTGAAAGTGATGATGGTAAAGGATTATTAGAACTTGTTTTAAAAGGCTTACGTTTATTAGAACTTGATAGTCTTGGTGGAAGCGGTTCTCGGGGCTATGGTAAAGTGAAATTTGAAAAATTAATGGTAGATAATGTAGAAAAAGATTTAACTACAATTAATCCTTTTGAATAA
- the csm2 gene encoding type III-A CRISPR-associated protein Csm2: MDTNKIDFKIVDSELFGNIAQEAAKYIKHTDKCNKHTFYDKKLRKEKKQCNEKSNKQTQLRKFYDELAMWNEKVQLNRENRDEEYKKQEVFIKMLKAKVAYAEGRGHIDIHFSEVFNQVMDQIENAITLKYAKLFMEAVMGYCKYFEEKNKN; this comes from the coding sequence ATGGATACAAATAAAATTGATTTCAAAATAGTAGATAGTGAACTTTTTGGCAATATAGCACAAGAAGCCGCTAAATATATTAAACATACTGATAAATGTAATAAACATACATTTTATGATAAAAAATTAAGAAAAGAGAAAAAACAATGTAATGAAAAATCTAATAAACAAACCCAGTTGCGTAAATTTTATGATGAGTTAGCAATGTGGAATGAGAAGGTGCAACTTAATCGTGAAAACCGAGATGAAGAATATAAAAAGCAAGAGGTTTTTATCAAGATGTTAAAAGCGAAGGTTGCCTATGCAGAAGGTAGGGGGCATATAGATATTCATTTTAGTGAGGTTTTTAACCAAGTGATGGATCAAATAGAAAATGCAATAACATTAAAATATGCCAAATTATTTATGGAAGCCGTGATGGGATATTGTAAATATTTTGAAGAAAAAAATAAAAACTAA
- the cas10 gene encoding type III-A CRISPR-associated protein Cas10/Csm1, with amino-acid sequence MTTLISTSCQVAFTAMIYHLEQLANETNTPFPKEQFQTVLLPLENHDFLRRIIDRAQSITLGSDNDNNHPFTYSQEKLYSLFKTVNLSEKPSQDINNQPEYAYPLEQISADNIFPKKAEEVQVDYANLWTSFFESISLIPADPKQNMDLWLDHFDTLYQCFMSNIPSRTYGVPFYDYSKTITALATALWRWHNDDNIQLSKLKERNKNGNDDNEKPFLLISGDFFGVQEFIFAGSKESNKQVAKLLRGRSFQVSLFTELAALKILQTLELPSTSQILNAAGKFLIIAPNTQQTEDHLKDIIKNFNQWFIQNTCGLAGIGIATTIAGIDEFEGEKFKALQDKCSLDLEKIKLQRLGLTTFKNPVQDMQYSYGCCKLNQYFPALEESEKLSLMSKSQIKIGENLVKKDRLFVCDCSTDIKKFESTQILDLDIFGYKVVFTSNKEETGELGDVNIHRFWDFSLPKDLKTPVWNGYARRYINGYVSVFDENSQLEKDKYQNIDEENKIEKGVIKTFDYLACEDRKERISDTETKNYIGQSALMTLKGDVDNLGSIFKQGLGNTTLAKMTTLSRQMNQFFSLWLPAYCNENKENIYTVFAGGDDFFLIGSWHSTQKVAFEMQKQFKKYVANNEEIHFSVGMVMSKVDYPVSRLGELAEETLEKSKEMKGKNAVTIFDLSVSWNEWDDFVKLEDEIKQLATEYNISTSYLYSLIHLSKQAEIAKSDKDLTATMWRSHFYYKTARYVVDKLPKEKKQQALERISKKLGESGIAKYDQNFQIPLFNYFYKQRK; translated from the coding sequence ATGACGACATTAATTTCCACATCTTGCCAAGTGGCTTTTACTGCGATGATTTATCATTTGGAGCAGTTGGCTAATGAAACAAATACTCCCTTTCCAAAAGAACAATTTCAAACAGTATTACTGCCTTTAGAGAATCACGATTTTTTACGGCGAATTATTGATAGGGCACAATCTATTACCTTAGGCTCTGATAATGATAACAATCACCCTTTTACTTATTCTCAAGAAAAATTGTATAGTTTATTTAAAACAGTTAACCTTTCTGAAAAACCTTCACAAGATATAAATAACCAACCTGAATATGCTTATCCTTTAGAACAAATATCGGCAGATAATATTTTTCCTAAAAAAGCAGAAGAAGTGCAGGTGGATTATGCCAATTTATGGACTTCTTTTTTTGAGAGTATCTCTTTGATTCCAGCAGATCCCAAACAAAATATGGATTTATGGTTAGATCATTTTGATACGCTATATCAATGTTTTATGAGTAATATTCCTTCTCGCACTTATGGTGTTCCTTTCTATGATTACAGTAAAACAATAACAGCTTTGGCAACAGCTCTTTGGCGTTGGCATAATGATGATAATATTCAACTTAGTAAGTTAAAAGAGAGAAATAAAAATGGAAATGATGATAATGAAAAACCATTTTTACTTATTTCTGGAGACTTCTTTGGTGTTCAAGAGTTTATTTTTGCAGGGAGTAAGGAAAGTAATAAACAGGTTGCAAAATTATTACGGGGACGTTCGTTTCAAGTATCTCTTTTCACAGAGTTGGCAGCACTTAAAATTTTACAGACATTGGAGCTACCAAGTACAAGCCAAATTTTAAATGCCGCAGGTAAATTTTTAATTATTGCACCAAATACACAGCAAACAGAAGATCATTTAAAAGACATAATAAAAAATTTTAATCAATGGTTTATTCAAAATACCTGTGGTTTAGCAGGTATTGGTATTGCAACAACAATTGCAGGAATTGACGAATTTGAAGGTGAGAAGTTTAAAGCATTACAGGATAAATGCTCTTTAGATCTTGAAAAAATAAAATTACAACGGCTTGGTCTAACTACTTTTAAAAATCCTGTTCAAGATATGCAATATTCTTATGGCTGTTGTAAATTAAATCAATATTTTCCTGCTTTAGAGGAATCAGAAAAATTATCTTTAATGTCAAAATCTCAAATTAAAATTGGTGAAAATTTAGTTAAAAAAGATCGCTTATTTGTATGTGATTGTAGTACAGATATTAAAAAATTTGAAAGCACACAAATATTAGATCTTGACATTTTTGGCTATAAAGTCGTTTTTACTAGTAATAAAGAAGAAACAGGAGAATTGGGAGACGTTAATATTCATCGTTTTTGGGATTTTTCTTTACCAAAAGATTTAAAAACACCAGTTTGGAATGGTTATGCCCGCCGTTATATTAATGGTTATGTATCTGTTTTTGATGAAAATTCACAATTAGAAAAGGATAAATATCAAAATATTGATGAAGAGAATAAAATTGAAAAAGGGGTAATAAAAACGTTTGATTATTTAGCTTGTGAAGATCGTAAAGAGCGTATTTCTGACACTGAAACTAAAAATTATATTGGACAATCAGCATTAATGACACTTAAAGGTGATGTGGATAATTTAGGTTCGATTTTCAAGCAAGGATTAGGAAATACAACTTTAGCGAAAATGACAACCCTTTCTCGTCAGATGAATCAATTTTTTAGTTTGTGGCTACCTGCTTATTGTAATGAGAATAAGGAAAATATTTATACTGTATTTGCAGGAGGTGATGATTTCTTTTTAATTGGTTCTTGGCATAGCACACAAAAAGTTGCTTTTGAAATGCAAAAGCAGTTTAAAAAATATGTGGCTAATAATGAAGAAATTCATTTCTCTGTGGGAATGGTTATGTCAAAGGTGGATTACCCTGTTTCTCGTTTAGGTGAGTTGGCAGAAGAGACACTTGAAAAATCTAAAGAAATGAAAGGAAAAAATGCCGTCACTATTTTTGATCTCTCTGTTTCTTGGAATGAATGGGATGATTTTGTTAAGTTAGAAGATGAAATTAAACAATTAGCAACGGAATATAATATTTCAACGTCTTATTTATATTCTTTAATTCATTTATCAAAACAAGCAGAAATTGCAAAAAGTGATAAAGATCTAACCGCTACAATGTGGCGAAGTCATTTTTATTATAAAACAGCTCGTTATGTGGTGGATAAATTACCAAAAGAGAAAAAACAACAGGCGTTAGAACGTATTTCTAAAAAACTAGGGGAAAGTGGTATTGCCAAATATGATCAAAACTTCCAAATACCATTATTTAATTATTTCTATAAACAACGTAAATAA
- the cas2 gene encoding CRISPR-associated endonuclease Cas2: MKKYLIGYDIADEKRLQRIYRKVLKYATPIQYSLFIFEGEDVLLQKCINDILTVFDEKEDDLRIYPLSTRGLQWTIGKPLFPEGIIWTGLPAGFIS; encoded by the coding sequence ATGAAAAAATATTTGATTGGTTATGATATTGCTGATGAAAAACGTTTACAACGTATCTATCGTAAAGTACTCAAATATGCGACTCCTATTCAATATAGCCTTTTTATTTTTGAAGGAGAAGACGTCTTATTACAAAAGTGCATTAATGATATATTGACTGTTTTTGATGAAAAAGAAGATGATTTACGGATCTATCCATTATCCACAAGAGGGTTACAATGGACAATAGGCAAACCATTATTTCCTGAAGGTATTATTTGGACTGGGTTACCTGCTGGATTTATAAGTTAA
- the cas1 gene encoding CRISPR-associated endonuclease Cas1 — MSSLYIDRKGVELKLSGEVLICYENEERIGTIPLVSVDRIYLKGDVKLQASLLAKLGKRGIGIIFLSGRKNIPSLFLPQPHNDAHRRVIQYELSHNEPFCLAFSKKIIQLKLETQKNWLSQALNLREDKQSLLTPKVKELNELITKINQQTNLASLRGVEGRAASVYFMALSQYLPKSLDFNGRNRRPPRDPFNAVLSLSYTLLHSEAVLASYGAGLDPYIGFYHSLDFSRESFACDLVEPIRPLVDNWLIGLFRSKELRIEYFSTTQSGCMLGKTGRINFYKAYEEQAEQWRKILTENCHDIIQVLKEVELPNLPQRKESIEPSSPQQLTELQWQELLEHYYFNQHTMMQNIEFSF, encoded by the coding sequence ATGTCTAGTTTATATATTGATCGCAAAGGAGTAGAGCTAAAATTAAGTGGAGAAGTGTTAATTTGTTATGAAAATGAAGAGCGTATTGGCACTATTCCTCTTGTTTCGGTTGATCGTATTTATTTGAAAGGTGATGTAAAGTTACAAGCATCATTACTTGCTAAATTAGGAAAACGAGGTATAGGAATTATTTTTTTATCCGGGAGAAAAAATATACCCTCTTTATTTTTACCTCAACCCCATAATGATGCCCATCGTAGAGTCATACAATATGAACTTTCACATAATGAGCCTTTTTGTTTAGCTTTTTCAAAGAAAATTATTCAACTTAAATTAGAAACACAAAAAAATTGGTTATCACAAGCTTTAAATTTGAGAGAAGATAAACAATCTTTATTAACACCTAAAGTAAAGGAATTAAATGAGTTGATTACAAAGATCAACCAGCAGACTAATCTTGCTTCATTACGAGGCGTTGAAGGACGAGCTGCTTCTGTTTATTTTATGGCATTAAGTCAATATTTACCCAAGTCATTGGATTTTAATGGAAGAAATCGCCGTCCACCACGAGATCCTTTTAATGCGGTACTCTCATTAAGTTATACTCTGTTACATAGTGAAGCCGTCTTAGCTAGTTATGGTGCAGGACTTGACCCCTATATTGGATTTTATCACTCTCTTGATTTTTCTCGAGAGTCTTTTGCATGTGATTTGGTTGAGCCAATTCGTCCACTTGTAGATAATTGGTTAATAGGGTTATTTCGTAGTAAAGAATTGAGAATTGAATACTTTTCAACAACTCAATCAGGATGTATGTTAGGTAAAACAGGAAGAATAAACTTTTATAAAGCGTATGAAGAACAAGCGGAACAATGGCGAAAAATACTTACAGAAAATTGTCATGATATTATTCAAGTATTGAAAGAAGTTGAGTTACCTAATTTACCACAACGTAAAGAAAGTATAGAACCTTCATCTCCTCAGCAACTAACAGAATTACAATGGCAAGAATTGTTAGAACATTATTATTTTAATCAACACACAATGATGCAAAATATTGAATTTTCATTTTGA
- the cas2 gene encoding CRISPR-associated endonuclease Cas2 produces MQVSRLRYLIAYDICDSKRLYKVHKKVETYAIGGQESFYECWLTESELITFKQELVELLDLDEDRIFIFQIPLSTKPLLFGKAELQSISPFLIV; encoded by the coding sequence ATGCAAGTATCAAGGCTACGCTACCTTATTGCTTATGACATTTGTGATTCAAAGCGATTGTACAAGGTACATAAAAAAGTTGAAACTTATGCAATTGGAGGGCAAGAGTCTTTTTACGAGTGTTGGTTAACAGAATCTGAATTAATTACATTTAAACAAGAATTGGTAGAGTTATTGGATCTTGATGAAGATCGCATTTTCATTTTTCAAATTCCGCTGAGTACAAAACCTTTATTATTTGGAAAGGCAGAATTACAATCTATTTCCCCTTTTTTGATTGTATAG
- the guaA gene encoding glutamine-hydrolyzing GMP synthase, with protein sequence MNNIHNHKILILDFGSQYTQLIARRVREIGVYCELWAWDVTEEQIREFNPTGIILSGGPESTTEQGSPRAPEYVFNAGVPVLGICYGMQTMAMQLGGLTEGSNHREFGYAQVELKGQDQLFAKLNDDLTASNPQLDVWMSHGDKVTQLPQGFQVTGLTPTCPIAAMSDENRQFYGVQFHPEVTHTKQGLGLLTNFVVNICGCETKWTAENIIEDAVARVKAQVGDDEVILGLSGGVDSSVVALLLHRAIGKKLHCVFVDNGLLRLNEAEQVMEMFGDKFGLNITKVDAEQRFLDRLAGVDEPEAKRKIIGNVFVEVFDEESHKHDNVKWLAQGTIYPDVIESAASKTGKAHVIKSHHNVGGLPDYMKLGLVEPLRELFKDEVRKIGLALGLPAQMLNRHPFPGPGLGVRVLGEVKKEYCDLLRKADAIFIEELHNADWYYKVSQAFTVFLPVKSVGVMGDGRKYDWVVSLRAVETIDFMTAHWAHLPYDLLGKISNRIINEVGGISRVVYDVSGKPPATIEWE encoded by the coding sequence ATGAACAACATACACAACCATAAAATTTTAATTTTAGATTTTGGATCACAATATACCCAACTTATCGCTCGTCGTGTGCGTGAAATAGGAGTCTATTGTGAGCTTTGGGCTTGGGACGTTACCGAAGAGCAAATTCGTGAATTTAATCCAACAGGGATTATTCTGTCTGGTGGACCTGAAAGCACCACAGAGCAAGGTAGCCCACGAGCCCCTGAATATGTATTTAATGCAGGCGTGCCAGTACTTGGTATCTGCTACGGAATGCAAACAATGGCAATGCAACTTGGTGGCTTAACCGAAGGATCAAATCATCGTGAATTTGGTTACGCACAGGTTGAATTAAAAGGACAAGATCAATTATTTGCAAAATTAAATGATGATCTTACCGCTTCAAATCCTCAGCTTGATGTATGGATGAGCCACGGCGATAAAGTGACTCAATTACCACAAGGTTTCCAAGTAACAGGCTTAACCCCAACTTGCCCGATTGCGGCAATGTCAGATGAAAACCGTCAATTTTACGGCGTACAATTCCATCCAGAAGTCACCCATACCAAACAAGGTTTAGGCTTATTAACTAATTTTGTGGTCAATATTTGTGGCTGTGAAACCAAATGGACGGCTGAAAATATTATTGAAGATGCTGTGGCTCGTGTTAAAGCACAAGTGGGTGATGACGAAGTCATTTTAGGCTTATCTGGTGGTGTCGATTCATCGGTAGTCGCATTATTACTACACCGTGCTATCGGCAAAAAATTACACTGCGTTTTCGTGGATAACGGATTATTACGTTTAAACGAAGCCGAACAAGTTATGGAAATGTTTGGTGATAAATTTGGATTAAACATTACCAAAGTTGATGCAGAGCAACGTTTCTTAGATCGCCTTGCAGGGGTTGATGAGCCAGAGGCAAAACGTAAAATCATTGGTAATGTATTCGTGGAAGTGTTTGATGAAGAATCTCACAAACACGACAACGTAAAATGGTTAGCACAAGGTACGATTTATCCTGATGTGATCGAATCTGCCGCAAGTAAAACCGGCAAAGCCCACGTGATCAAATCCCACCACAATGTCGGCGGATTACCTGATTATATGAAACTTGGCTTAGTTGAGCCGTTGCGTGAATTATTTAAAGACGAAGTGCGTAAAATTGGTTTAGCCTTAGGCTTACCTGCACAAATGCTCAACCGCCACCCATTCCCAGGACCAGGTTTAGGTGTGCGTGTTTTAGGCGAAGTAAAAAAAGAATATTGCGATTTACTCCGTAAAGCAGACGCTATTTTTATCGAAGAATTACACAATGCTGATTGGTACTACAAAGTCAGCCAAGCCTTTACGGTATTTTTACCTGTAAAATCTGTTGGCGTAATGGGTGATGGACGTAAATACGACTGGGTTGTGTCATTACGTGCCGTTGAAACTATCGACTTTATGACCGCACACTGGGCTCATTTACCTTATGACTTATTAGGTAAAATCTCAAACCGAATTATCAATGAGGTTGGAGGTATTTCTCGTGTCGTTTATGATGTGAGTGGTAAGCCGCCAGCGACGATTGAGTGGGAATAA
- a CDS encoding type II toxin-antitoxin system VapC family toxin, which yields MFLLDTNLISEIRKIKQGKANPNVVDWFRSTSIEDFYTNPTVLMEIQRGILRKKYKDPKQFTALTNWYQNNVLKMLNGRILNITPKTAEICAKLHIPDPSPENDAWIAASVIEHNLILVTRNTKDFEGLGIKLFNPFVEHSK from the coding sequence ATGTTTTTACTTGATACTAACCTTATTTCTGAAATCCGAAAAATCAAACAAGGGAAAGCAAATCCCAATGTTGTAGATTGGTTTAGAAGCACTTCCATAGAAGACTTTTATACTAATCCAACCGTTTTAATGGAAATACAACGTGGAATTTTAAGAAAAAAGTATAAAGATCCAAAACAATTTACAGCATTAACAAATTGGTATCAAAATAATGTGCTGAAAATGCTTAATGGACGCATTTTAAACATTACGCCAAAAACTGCTGAAATTTGTGCAAAATTGCATATTCCTGATCCTTCGCCTGAAAATGACGCTTGGATTGCAGCGAGTGTGATTGAACACAATTTAATTTTAGTCACACGCAATACCAAAGATTTTGAAGGATTAGGTATAAAATTATTTAATCCTTTTGTAGAACATTCAAAATAG
- a CDS encoding type II toxin-antitoxin system Phd/YefM family antitoxin: MLKIVATKEGFMFITSREFNQNLAKAKQLAANEPVIITNRGNPEFVLMRYDDYQVQKQEKKQSAYEWLCSQEDYGEADIEFDIPPRCKANRPIPFVDYGLEDE; the protein is encoded by the coding sequence ATGCTAAAAATTGTAGCAACAAAAGAGGGCTTTATGTTTATTACAAGTAGAGAATTTAATCAAAATTTAGCGAAAGCAAAACAGCTCGCAGCAAATGAACCTGTTATTATTACTAATCGTGGTAATCCTGAATTTGTGCTAATGCGTTATGATGATTATCAAGTTCAAAAACAGGAAAAAAAACAAAGTGCTTACGAGTGGCTTTGTTCACAAGAAGATTATGGTGAGGCAGATATTGAGTTTGATATTCCGCCACGCTGTAAAGCTAATCGCCCTATTCCATTTGTAGATTATGGTTTAGAGGATGAATAA
- the guaB gene encoding IMP dehydrogenase: MLRIKQEALTFDDVLLVPAHSKVLPNTANLSTQLTKDIRLNIPMLSAAMDTVTETRLAISLAQEGGIGFIHKNMSIERQADRVSKVKKFESGVVSDPVTVTPDLPLRELSKLVTKNGFASFPVVNENGLLEGIITGRDTRFVDDMNTCVSALMTPKEKLVTVKEGATTQEIFHLMHTHRVEKVLIVDDNFKLKGLFTLKDFQKTAEKPNACKDEFGRLRVGAAVGAGEGNEERIEALVKAGVDVLLIDSSHGHSEGVLQRVRETRAKYPNLPIVAGNVATASGAIALADAGASAVKVGIGPGSICTTRIVTGVGVPQITAISEAAEALKDRGIPVIADGGIRFSGDIAKAIAAGASCVMVGSMFAGTEEAPGEIELYQGRSFKSYRGMGSLGAMSKGSSDRYFQSDNAADKLVPEGIEGRIPYKGYLKEIIHQQMGGLRSCMGLTGCATIDELRTKAEFVRISGAGIKESHVHDVSITKEAPNYRLG, encoded by the coding sequence ATGTTACGAATTAAACAAGAAGCATTAACTTTTGACGATGTCCTTCTCGTTCCTGCTCATTCTAAGGTATTACCAAATACCGCTAACCTTTCCACCCAACTCACCAAAGATATTCGTTTAAATATCCCAATGCTTTCAGCCGCAATGGATACGGTAACCGAAACAAGATTAGCTATTTCTCTTGCTCAAGAAGGAGGAATTGGGTTTATTCATAAAAATATGTCTATTGAGCGTCAAGCCGATAGAGTCAGTAAAGTGAAAAAATTTGAAAGCGGTGTTGTTTCAGATCCTGTTACTGTAACCCCTGATTTACCATTAAGAGAATTATCTAAACTTGTGACTAAAAATGGCTTTGCCAGTTTCCCTGTTGTAAATGAAAATGGGCTTTTAGAAGGCATTATAACGGGAAGAGATACTCGCTTTGTTGATGATATGAATACCTGTGTTTCAGCACTAATGACACCAAAAGAAAAACTTGTTACCGTGAAAGAAGGGGCAACAACCCAAGAGATTTTCCATTTGATGCATACCCATAGAGTTGAAAAAGTACTGATTGTTGATGATAATTTTAAATTAAAAGGTTTATTTACATTAAAAGATTTCCAAAAAACCGCTGAAAAACCAAATGCGTGTAAAGATGAATTTGGACGTCTGCGTGTTGGTGCGGCTGTTGGAGCTGGCGAAGGTAATGAAGAACGTATTGAAGCCTTAGTTAAAGCGGGGGTTGATGTACTTTTAATCGACAGCAGTCACGGTCATTCCGAAGGCGTATTACAACGTGTGCGTGAAACCCGTGCAAAATACCCAAATTTACCAATCGTTGCAGGTAATGTTGCAACCGCAAGCGGTGCGATTGCCTTAGCAGATGCAGGGGCAAGTGCGGTGAAAGTGGGGATTGGTCCAGGTTCAATTTGTACCACTCGTATCGTAACAGGTGTTGGTGTACCACAAATTACCGCTATTTCAGAAGCCGCAGAAGCATTAAAAGATCGTGGAATCCCTGTGATTGCCGACGGTGGTATCCGTTTCTCAGGCGATATCGCAAAAGCAATCGCAGCAGGTGCGTCTTGCGTAATGGTCGGTTCAATGTTTGCGGGAACAGAAGAAGCACCGGGTGAGATCGAATTATATCAAGGACGCTCATTCAAATCTTATCGTGGAATGGGATCCCTTGGAGCAATGTCAAAAGGCTCATCGGATCGCTACTTCCAATCAGATAATGCGGCGGATAAATTAGTACCAGAAGGTATTGAAGGACGCATTCCTTACAAAGGCTATTTAAAAGAAATTATCCACCAACAAATGGGCGGTTTACGTTCTTGTATGGGCTTAACAGGCTGTGCGACCATTGACGAATTACGCACCAAAGCAGAATTTGTACGCATTAGCGGTGCGGGTATTAAAGAAAGCCACGTTCACGATGTGAGTATTACTAAAGAAGCACCGAATTATCGTTTGGGTTAA